The Kineosporia sp. NBRC 101731 genome has a window encoding:
- the hrpB gene encoding ATP-dependent helicase HrpB has protein sequence MTLLATAERALGNPLPISSTIPTLLAALTGSGAGVLVSPPGTGKTTLVPLALADSVEGRVVVAEPRRVAARAAARRMAWLLGEEVGESVGYSVRGDRRVSRRTRVEVVTTGLLVRRLLADAELPGTGVVLLDECHERHLDTDLALAFTAEVRSALRPDLWLLAASATADSDRMAALLGDAPVIGADAPLFSVDPVWCPPTGPVDPPHGLRVDPRLLDHVAVVVRRALGETTGDVLVFLPGAGEIEGVARRLSSVGSVGSAGSAGSLGSAGSLGAEVLRLHGRLSGRDQDAVLTGGRGRRRVVLSTSVAESSLTVPGVRCVVDAGLARVPRTDLSRGLSGLATVRVSRSSAHQRAGRAGREAPGVVYRCWSQAEHDRLPAHPVPEVDVADLTGFALSLAVWGSPDPATLPLPSQPPASAMAVARQTLQALGAVSDDGRVTTRGARLTAAGVHPRLARALLDGAALVGARRSSEIVALLADDSLGGGTDDLAAAWRRLRTAGRGDPLAARWRDEVRRLRSAIPDSLVRDPADAPRDDLAAGLVTGLAFPERIARLRRTGGYLMSGGTGAELSPGSGLTGISWLAVAVAQRQAGAQAARVRLAAAIDETTALEAGGEMLRTVDEVVWSGGDVVARQRDRLGAIVLSERPLKNPATPLVQEALRAGMEKEGLGLLRWTPAALRLRARLALLHRALDWPDVSDAALLERAQEWLLTARKRSDLQRVDLVQALRNLLDHRERAQLDELAPERIVVPSSSSIALAYSDDLTDPADPVLAVKLQEVFGWAAAPRIAGGRVPVVLHLLSPAGRALAVTGDLESFWQNAYPSVRSEMRGRYPKHPWPDDPARAVPTKRTKHPVRR, from the coding sequence GTGACACTCCTGGCCACCGCCGAGCGGGCGCTCGGGAACCCGCTGCCGATCAGCTCGACGATCCCCACGCTGCTGGCCGCCCTGACCGGATCGGGTGCGGGTGTGCTCGTCTCGCCGCCCGGTACCGGTAAGACGACGCTCGTGCCGCTCGCCCTGGCCGACTCGGTCGAAGGGCGGGTCGTGGTCGCGGAGCCGCGACGGGTCGCGGCCCGGGCCGCCGCGCGGCGGATGGCGTGGCTGCTGGGTGAGGAGGTCGGCGAATCGGTCGGGTACTCCGTGCGGGGTGACCGGCGGGTGAGCCGGCGCACCCGGGTCGAGGTGGTCACGACCGGTCTGCTGGTGCGGCGGCTGCTCGCCGACGCCGAACTGCCCGGCACCGGCGTGGTCCTGCTCGACGAGTGCCACGAACGGCATCTGGACACCGATCTGGCGCTGGCGTTCACGGCCGAGGTGCGCTCGGCGCTGCGCCCCGACCTGTGGCTGCTGGCTGCCTCCGCGACCGCCGACAGCGACCGGATGGCAGCACTTCTCGGGGATGCCCCGGTGATCGGGGCGGATGCCCCGCTGTTCTCCGTCGATCCGGTCTGGTGCCCGCCGACGGGCCCGGTCGACCCGCCCCACGGGCTGCGGGTGGATCCGCGGTTGCTCGACCACGTGGCGGTGGTCGTGCGGCGGGCGCTGGGTGAGACCACCGGTGACGTGCTGGTGTTCCTGCCCGGGGCCGGCGAGATCGAGGGGGTGGCGCGGCGGCTCTCCTCGGTCGGGTCGGTCGGGTCGGCCGGGTCGGCCGGGTCGCTCGGGTCGGCCGGGTCGCTCGGGGCCGAGGTGCTGCGCCTGCACGGTCGTCTGAGCGGGCGCGACCAGGACGCGGTGCTCACCGGTGGTCGCGGCCGGCGGCGCGTGGTGCTCTCGACCTCGGTGGCCGAGAGCAGCCTGACCGTGCCCGGCGTGCGGTGCGTGGTGGACGCGGGCCTGGCCCGGGTGCCGCGCACCGACCTGTCGCGCGGGCTGAGCGGGCTGGCCACCGTGCGGGTGTCCCGCTCGTCGGCGCACCAGCGGGCGGGCCGGGCCGGGCGCGAGGCCCCGGGCGTGGTGTACCGCTGCTGGTCGCAGGCCGAGCACGACCGACTGCCCGCGCATCCCGTGCCCGAGGTGGACGTGGCCGACCTGACCGGGTTCGCGTTGTCGCTCGCGGTCTGGGGCTCGCCCGACCCGGCCACGCTGCCCCTGCCGTCGCAGCCCCCGGCCTCGGCGATGGCCGTCGCCCGGCAGACCCTGCAGGCGCTGGGGGCGGTCTCCGACGACGGCCGGGTGACCACCCGGGGTGCCCGGCTGACCGCGGCCGGGGTGCATCCGCGGCTGGCGAGGGCCTTGCTCGACGGGGCCGCGCTGGTGGGTGCGCGGCGTTCGTCCGAGATCGTGGCCCTGCTCGCCGACGACTCACTGGGTGGGGGCACGGACGATCTCGCGGCGGCCTGGCGGCGGCTGCGCACCGCCGGTAGGGGCGATCCGCTGGCCGCGCGCTGGCGGGACGAGGTGCGACGGCTGCGGTCGGCGATCCCCGACAGCCTTGTCCGTGATCCTGCCGACGCTCCCCGCGACGACCTGGCCGCCGGGCTCGTCACCGGGCTGGCCTTTCCCGAGCGCATTGCCCGGCTGCGCCGCACGGGCGGCTACCTGATGTCCGGGGGCACCGGGGCCGAGCTCTCCCCCGGTTCCGGACTCACCGGCATCTCCTGGCTCGCGGTCGCCGTGGCGCAGCGCCAGGCCGGGGCGCAGGCCGCCCGGGTGCGCCTGGCGGCGGCGATCGACGAGACCACGGCGCTCGAGGCCGGGGGCGAGATGCTGCGAACAGTGGACGAGGTGGTCTGGTCGGGCGGTGACGTCGTCGCCCGGCAGCGCGACCGGCTCGGGGCGATCGTGCTCAGCGAACGTCCGCTGAAGAACCCGGCGACGCCCCTGGTGCAGGAGGCGCTGCGCGCGGGGATGGAGAAGGAGGGTCTGGGGCTGCTGCGGTGGACCCCCGCCGCCCTTCGTCTGCGGGCGCGGCTGGCCCTGCTGCACCGGGCCCTCGACTGGCCCGACGTGTCCGACGCGGCCCTGCTGGAGCGCGCGCAGGAATGGCTCCTCACCGCCCGCAAGCGCTCCGACCTGCAGCGCGTCGACCTGGTCCAGGCCCTGCGCAACCTGCTCGACCATCGGGAGAGGGCCCAACTCGACGAACTGGCACCCGAGCGCATCGTCGTCCCCAGTTCCTCGAGCATCGCCCTCGCCTACTCCGACGACCTGACCGACCCCGCCGACCCGGTGCTCGCGGTGAAACTGCAGGAGGTGTTCGGCTGGGCGGCCGCACCGCGGATCGCCGGTGGCCGGGTGCCCGTCGTGCTGCACCTGCTCTCCCCGGCGGGCCGGGCGCTGGCCGTCACCGGCGACCTGGAATCGTTCTGGCAGAACGCTTATCCGTCGGTGCGGTCGGAGATGCGGGGCCGGTACCCGAAGCACCCGTGGCCCGACGACCCGGCGCGCGCCGTGCCCACGAAGAGAACGAAGCATCCGGTCCGACGGTAA
- a CDS encoding response regulator transcription factor, which produces MNGPDAGFDASFDAVGWLNTGSLPVSPTDTRITVLLVDDNATIRATLRPLLESDGQISVVAEAGNGAAGLAEARRLRPRVTVLDYQMPIADGLSVIEDIAQHSNVLVLTSNDSQEIIAPMLQGGARGYLVYGKFDPADLVSAVRAVASGQGWLIPAAASVATGAVRDAYARERAAGARHGNLRRTRRGFGLSGREIEVLELVGDGLSNAAIAQQLRLSEKTVKNHLSNVFGKLDVTSRTEALARWHGWR; this is translated from the coding sequence GTGAACGGTCCCGACGCCGGTTTCGATGCCAGTTTCGATGCCGTGGGCTGGCTGAACACCGGTTCGCTGCCGGTCTCCCCCACCGACACCCGCATCACGGTGCTGCTGGTGGACGACAACGCCACCATCCGGGCGACGCTGCGGCCGTTGCTGGAGTCGGACGGGCAGATCAGTGTGGTGGCCGAGGCGGGCAACGGGGCGGCCGGGCTGGCCGAGGCCCGGCGATTACGGCCCCGCGTCACCGTTCTGGACTACCAGATGCCGATCGCGGACGGGCTGTCGGTGATCGAGGACATCGCGCAGCACAGCAATGTGCTGGTGCTGACCAGTAACGACAGCCAGGAGATCATCGCGCCGATGCTGCAGGGCGGGGCGCGCGGCTACCTGGTCTACGGCAAGTTCGACCCTGCCGATCTGGTGAGCGCGGTGCGGGCCGTGGCCTCCGGGCAGGGCTGGCTGATCCCGGCGGCGGCCTCGGTCGCGACCGGGGCCGTGCGCGACGCCTACGCCCGCGAGCGCGCGGCCGGGGCCCGGCACGGCAACCTGCGGCGTACCCGGCGGGGTTTCGGGCTGAGCGGGCGGGAGATCGAGGTGCTCGAACTGGTGGGTGACGGGCTGTCCAATGCCGCGATCGCGCAGCAGCTGCGGCTGTCGGAGAAGACCGTGAAGAACCACCTCAGCAACGTGTTCGGCAAGCTCGACGTGACCAGCCGCACCGAGGCGCTGGCCCGCTGGCACGGCTGGCGTTAG
- a CDS encoding histidine kinase → MDELPQHRVQQIVAVALSRAVLLTRATVCLTSAVVSLLVQTDGVRSALLILVLLLSTAAGVAALPRWPTLVRSPVPLLTADAVLLLVVLGLSSGGMTYFVYAAGAAALAGAALGFAAIPLWAAQTVQGLAVCAVLLDSQEVPSALAGFLLAAPPAAVLAGIGTVLAQRMLTRQMSRTVELITDAQRSAAAAERARLARELHDSVAKTLRAMSLAAVALPGSLRRQPALAEQLADVISQGATAASAEARQLIDGMRLDAPEEDFATTLQRVCALWSAETGISATATVAPVDPPVAVRYELSRIAGEALVNVQRHAAATRVGITISERGRGLVMTVRDNGRGFEVPFEADLAALQHRGHAGIVGMMERARTIGGSLTVESEPGLGTMIRVRVPVL, encoded by the coding sequence GTGGACGAGCTCCCCCAGCACCGGGTGCAGCAGATCGTGGCCGTGGCGCTCAGCCGGGCGGTGCTGCTCACCCGGGCCACCGTCTGTCTGACCAGCGCTGTCGTCAGTCTGCTCGTACAGACCGACGGCGTGCGGTCGGCCCTCCTGATCCTGGTGCTGCTGCTGTCCACCGCGGCCGGGGTGGCCGCGCTGCCCCGCTGGCCCACGCTGGTGCGCTCCCCCGTGCCTCTGCTCACCGCCGACGCCGTGCTGCTGCTGGTCGTGCTCGGGCTGAGCTCGGGCGGCATGACCTACTTCGTGTACGCCGCCGGGGCCGCGGCCCTGGCCGGAGCCGCGCTGGGATTCGCCGCGATCCCGCTGTGGGCGGCCCAGACCGTGCAGGGTCTCGCGGTCTGTGCCGTGCTGCTCGACAGCCAGGAGGTCCCCAGCGCGCTCGCCGGTTTCCTGCTCGCCGCCCCGCCCGCCGCGGTGCTGGCCGGGATCGGCACGGTGCTCGCCCAGCGGATGCTGACCCGGCAGATGAGCCGGACGGTCGAGCTGATCACCGACGCCCAGCGCTCCGCCGCGGCCGCCGAACGGGCCCGCCTGGCCCGGGAACTGCACGACTCCGTGGCCAAGACCCTGCGCGCGATGTCGCTGGCCGCGGTCGCGCTGCCCGGTTCGCTGCGCCGCCAGCCCGCCCTGGCCGAGCAACTGGCCGACGTGATCTCGCAGGGCGCCACCGCCGCGTCGGCCGAGGCCCGGCAACTGATCGACGGGATGCGGCTGGACGCCCCGGAGGAGGACTTCGCCACCACGTTGCAGCGGGTCTGCGCCCTGTGGTCGGCCGAGACCGGGATCAGCGCCACGGCTACCGTCGCGCCGGTCGATCCGCCGGTGGCCGTACGGTACGAACTCAGCCGGATCGCCGGCGAGGCCCTGGTCAACGTGCAACGGCACGCGGCCGCCACCCGGGTCGGGATCACCATCAGCGAGCGTGGACGAGGGCTGGTGATGACGGTCCGGGACAACGGTCGGGGGTTCGAGGTCCCGTTCGAAGCGGACCTCGCGGCTCTTCAGCACCGGGGCCACGCCGGTATCGTCGGCATGATGGAGCGCGCACGCACGATCGGGGGCTCACTGACGGTGGAGTCGGAGCCGGGTCTGGGCACGATGATCCGCGTGCGGGTGCCGGTGCTGTGA
- a CDS encoding DUF1996 domain-containing protein, with amino-acid sequence MSPRRPRLLRPALAVATAAVLGLTAAVAFDVVPGASAANSTPLAATATHGHEQAATSEATQEAKAGASTVAPTTEHSTAHGEKAASTATSKAAAQSTTSKAAATTDAPIHVMKMPKGKWINVDKKAWAAQLADFKTTKPRKVKAGAKMNPEFNATCSYSHSGKNDPIVFPNQTGASHLHSFYGNKITKANTTVDDLMKFTATTCVPKKDHSSYWVPSLTNKATGKKVQPNMLIAYYGSLLDDKNKKKTVPMPNGMRMIYGDASKQVKTPAGSRDAFYCSGGPLEGKSRSTDGNWPVCGDGGTVHFMMRFPDCWDGKHLDSPDHKSHVSYGSQGDCPKAFPVRIPAMTFSIYYPTHGSKAGYSLSSGMASSMHADAFIAWDVKTMNDRVKSCVRQLATCASNGKF; translated from the coding sequence GTGTCACCACGACGTCCCCGGCTGCTGCGCCCGGCGCTGGCGGTGGCCACGGCCGCTGTTCTGGGACTGACGGCCGCCGTCGCGTTCGACGTCGTGCCGGGTGCCAGCGCGGCCAACTCGACGCCCCTGGCCGCCACCGCGACACACGGTCATGAGCAGGCTGCGACCAGCGAGGCGACCCAGGAGGCGAAGGCCGGGGCGAGCACGGTGGCACCCACCACCGAGCACTCCACGGCGCACGGTGAGAAGGCTGCCTCGACCGCTACGTCGAAGGCTGCGGCCCAGTCGACGACGTCGAAGGCCGCCGCGACGACCGACGCCCCGATCCACGTGATGAAGATGCCCAAGGGCAAGTGGATCAACGTGGACAAGAAGGCCTGGGCGGCCCAGCTCGCCGACTTCAAGACCACCAAGCCCCGCAAGGTCAAGGCCGGCGCGAAGATGAACCCCGAGTTCAACGCGACCTGCTCGTACAGCCATTCGGGCAAGAACGACCCGATCGTGTTCCCGAACCAGACCGGTGCCTCGCACCTGCACTCGTTCTACGGCAACAAGATCACCAAGGCGAACACCACGGTCGACGACCTGATGAAGTTCACGGCCACCACCTGCGTGCCGAAGAAGGACCACTCCTCGTACTGGGTGCCCTCGCTCACCAATAAGGCGACCGGTAAGAAGGTCCAGCCGAACATGCTGATCGCCTACTACGGAAGCCTTCTCGACGACAAGAACAAGAAGAAGACCGTGCCGATGCCGAACGGCATGCGGATGATCTACGGCGACGCCAGCAAGCAGGTGAAGACGCCGGCCGGCAGCCGCGACGCGTTCTACTGCTCGGGCGGCCCGCTGGAGGGCAAGTCGCGCAGCACCGACGGCAACTGGCCGGTCTGCGGCGACGGCGGCACGGTGCACTTCATGATGCGTTTCCCGGACTGCTGGGACGGCAAGCACCTGGACAGCCCCGATCACAAGTCGCACGTCAGCTACGGCTCGCAGGGTGACTGTCCCAAGGCCTTCCCGGTGCGGATCCCGGCGATGACCTTCTCGATCTACTACCCCACGCACGGCAGCAAGGCCGGGTACTCGCTCTCGTCCGGCATGGCCTCGTCGATGCACGCGGACGCGTTCATCGCCTGGGACGTGAAGACCATGAACGACCGGGTCAAGAGCTGCGTGCGTCAGCTGGCCACCTGCGCCAGCAACGGGAAGTTCTGA
- a CDS encoding copper homeostasis protein CutC — MTLLEICLEDAAGAAVAEAAGADRVEICSALSEGGVTPSGGLVHRVLASTSRIGVQVLIRPRGGDFVFSPAEVEVMIEDVRQLRSLPRVGFVLGALSVDGHVDVPVLERLLEACDGAPTTFHRAFDACRDLPASLEILVGLGFDRVLTSGGAASALEGAAVLRALTEQAAGRLTVLAGGGVRPSNVAELVQRAGVAEVHGRASETVGSAALFSNPAVPYDAAVRGVTSRAAVEAMRKALDEEF, encoded by the coding sequence ATGACACTGCTGGAGATCTGCTTGGAGGACGCGGCCGGCGCCGCGGTCGCGGAGGCCGCCGGGGCCGACCGGGTCGAGATCTGCTCGGCGCTCTCCGAGGGTGGGGTGACCCCCAGCGGGGGTCTGGTGCACCGGGTGCTCGCGAGCACCTCGCGGATCGGGGTGCAGGTACTGATCCGCCCGCGGGGCGGCGATTTCGTCTTCAGTCCCGCTGAGGTCGAGGTCATGATCGAAGACGTTCGCCAGCTCCGGTCTCTCCCGCGCGTGGGTTTCGTGCTGGGTGCGCTGAGCGTCGACGGGCATGTCGACGTGCCGGTGCTGGAACGACTCCTGGAGGCCTGCGACGGGGCGCCGACCACCTTTCACCGGGCCTTCGACGCCTGCCGCGACCTGCCCGCATCCCTGGAGATCCTGGTGGGGCTGGGGTTCGACCGGGTGCTGACCTCCGGCGGCGCGGCGTCGGCCCTCGAAGGGGCGGCGGTGCTGAGGGCGCTGACGGAGCAGGCGGCGGGCCGTCTGACGGTCCTGGCCGGGGGCGGGGTCCGGCCGTCGAACGTGGCCGAGCTGGTGCAGCGGGCCGGTGTCGCCGAGGTGCACGGCCGGGCCTCGGAAACGGTCGGTTCAGCGGCGCTTTTCAGCAACCCGGCCGTGCCCTACGACGCGGCGGTGCGAGGGGTCACGTCGCGGGCGGCGGTGGAGGCGATGAGAAAGGCCCTCGACGAAGAGTTCTAG
- the lon gene encoding endopeptidase La, producing the protein MTTETYPVLFLDDVVVLPGMALPIELTAQAQQTIDAARAARSSGSDPKKPLEVLAVPRIDGKSGVVGSIVQVVQIGRLPSGEPAAVLRADRRARIGQGVVGTGAALWVEAEALVPGNPNGRVKEKAAEFKQVLTTVLQQRNNWQVLDAVQRMTDPSELADVAGYATWIETSEKVTLLETLDVEKRLDFLLERGREHLAETAISEKIAEDVQEGMEKTQREYLLRQQLAAIRKELGEEDAGGTDDYRSRIEAADLPAKVRTAALAEVDKLERGSEQSPEAGWIRTWLDTVLDLPWNSRTVDSTDIRHAREVLDSDHTGLDDVKERIVEHLAVRARRAARGLEVVGGRGSGAVLALVGPPGVGKTSLGESVARSLNRKFVRVALGGVRDEAEIRGHRRTYVGALPGRLVRALQEAGTMNPVVLLDEIDKVGSDFRGDPAAALLEVLDPAQNHTFRDHYLDLDLDLSDVVFLATANVLETIPSALLDRMEVVRLDGYTEREKVSIARDHLLPRQLERAGLTSDEVRIDDEALRAVAAEHTHEAGVRQLERSLARILRKVTTELEDASAHGSHGSDASERPRVTVSVDDVVTYLGRPRFTPESAERTAVPGVATGLAVTGAGGDVLFVETTAMEAEHGGLELTGQLGDVMKESAQIALSYLRANGSRLGVPVSELAHRRIHVHFPAGAVPKDGPSAGVTLTTALASLLTGRPVRAEIGMTGEVSLTGRVLPIGGVKQKLLAAHRAGLTEVIIPARNGPDLDDLPEDVLGQLIVHQVSDVADVLEIALEPAAATGRSQAA; encoded by the coding sequence ATGACCACCGAGACCTACCCCGTCCTCTTCCTCGATGATGTCGTCGTCCTCCCGGGCATGGCCCTGCCGATCGAGCTGACGGCCCAGGCTCAGCAGACGATCGACGCCGCCCGGGCTGCTCGTTCGTCCGGGAGCGACCCGAAAAAGCCCCTCGAGGTCCTCGCCGTTCCCCGCATCGACGGTAAGTCGGGTGTGGTCGGTTCCATCGTGCAGGTCGTACAGATCGGCCGGCTGCCCAGCGGCGAGCCCGCCGCGGTGCTGCGCGCCGACCGCCGGGCCCGGATCGGCCAGGGCGTGGTCGGCACCGGTGCGGCGCTGTGGGTCGAGGCCGAGGCCCTGGTGCCCGGGAACCCCAACGGCCGGGTGAAGGAGAAGGCGGCCGAGTTCAAGCAGGTTCTCACCACGGTCCTGCAGCAGCGCAACAACTGGCAGGTGCTCGATGCGGTGCAGCGGATGACCGACCCGTCCGAGCTGGCCGACGTGGCCGGGTACGCCACCTGGATCGAGACGTCCGAGAAGGTCACCCTGCTGGAGACCCTCGACGTGGAGAAGCGGCTGGACTTCCTGCTGGAGCGCGGCCGCGAGCACCTGGCCGAGACGGCGATCTCCGAGAAGATCGCCGAGGACGTGCAGGAAGGTATGGAGAAGACGCAGCGGGAGTACCTGCTGCGCCAGCAGCTCGCGGCCATCCGCAAGGAACTGGGCGAGGAGGACGCCGGCGGGACCGACGACTACCGCTCCCGGATCGAGGCGGCCGACCTGCCGGCGAAGGTCCGCACCGCGGCGCTGGCCGAGGTGGACAAGCTGGAGCGGGGGTCGGAGCAGTCTCCCGAGGCCGGCTGGATCCGGACCTGGCTCGACACCGTGCTCGACCTGCCGTGGAACTCCCGGACGGTCGACAGCACCGACATCAGGCACGCCCGTGAGGTTCTCGACTCCGACCACACCGGTCTGGACGACGTGAAGGAACGCATCGTCGAGCACCTGGCCGTGCGGGCCCGCCGGGCCGCCCGTGGCCTGGAGGTCGTCGGCGGACGCGGCTCGGGTGCGGTGCTGGCCCTGGTCGGCCCTCCCGGCGTGGGCAAGACCTCGCTGGGTGAGTCCGTGGCCCGCTCGCTGAACCGGAAGTTCGTGCGGGTCGCCCTGGGCGGCGTGCGGGACGAGGCGGAGATCCGCGGGCACCGGCGCACCTACGTCGGCGCGCTGCCGGGTCGCCTGGTCCGGGCGCTGCAGGAGGCCGGCACGATGAACCCGGTGGTGCTGCTCGACGAGATCGACAAGGTCGGCTCGGACTTCCGCGGCGACCCGGCCGCGGCTCTGCTCGAGGTGCTCGACCCGGCGCAGAACCACACCTTCCGCGACCACTACCTGGACCTCGACCTCGACCTGTCCGACGTGGTCTTCCTGGCCACCGCCAACGTGCTCGAGACCATCCCCTCGGCCCTGCTCGACCGGATGGAGGTCGTCCGCCTGGACGGCTACACCGAGCGCGAGAAGGTCTCCATCGCCCGCGACCACCTGCTGCCCCGGCAGCTCGAGCGGGCCGGACTGACCTCCGACGAGGTGAGGATCGACGACGAGGCCCTGCGGGCCGTGGCCGCCGAGCACACCCACGAGGCGGGGGTGCGGCAGCTGGAACGTTCGCTCGCGCGCATTCTGCGCAAGGTCACCACGGAGCTCGAGGACGCGTCCGCTCACGGATCGCACGGATCGGACGCATCGGAACGACCGCGGGTCACGGTGTCGGTGGACGATGTGGTCACCTACCTGGGCCGGCCCCGGTTCACGCCGGAATCGGCAGAGCGCACGGCGGTCCCGGGCGTGGCGACCGGACTGGCCGTCACCGGCGCGGGCGGCGACGTCCTGTTCGTCGAGACCACCGCGATGGAGGCGGAGCACGGCGGGCTGGAACTGACCGGCCAGCTGGGTGACGTGATGAAGGAGTCGGCACAGATTGCGCTGAGCTACCTGCGCGCCAACGGCTCCCGGCTCGGCGTGCCGGTGTCGGAGCTGGCCCACCGCCGCATCCACGTGCACTTCCCGGCCGGGGCGGTGCCCAAGGACGGCCCGTCCGCCGGCGTCACCCTGACCACGGCCCTGGCCTCCCTGCTGACCGGCCGCCCGGTGCGCGCCGAGATCGGCATGACCGGCGAGGTCTCGCTCACCGGACGGGTCCTGCCCATCGGCGGGGTGAAGCAGAAGCTGCTCGCCGCCCACCGGGCCGGCCTGACCGAGGTGATCATCCCGGCCCGCAACGGCCCCGACCTGGACGACCTTCCCGAGGACGTCCTCGGCCAGCTGATCGTGCACCAGGTCAGCGACGTCGCCGACGTCCTGGAGATCGCCCTGGAACCCGCCGCCGCGACGGGCAGGTCCCAGGCCGCCTGA